A portion of the Kribbella jejuensis genome contains these proteins:
- a CDS encoding BTAD domain-containing putative transcriptional regulator: protein MEFGVLGPVVAWDREPVDLKGPRHRAVLARLIVARGRVVPANVLVDDLWADPPDGALSALRTFVAALRRAIEPDRAPRTPARLLVTEGPGYALRTENVDALRFEASVKAVELKELLGGLELWRGPAYAEFADEPWALAERSRLTELRLHAVERVAATRLDLGLAAEAVPDLDAHVTEHPWREDAWRLLALALYRSDRQGDALAVLRRARATLVGQLGVDPGPALSRLESDILNQATHLAPAGNVWAETAAAYDRVVGGTRARIESTVGLLRNLAVTGGGGLEAARRHRLAAVRAAEELSDPDLTARIIGGYDVPAIWTRSDDEAQAAAIVAAAERVLPTQDHPSIRARLLATIALESRGSREARPREAALEAEQLARGLDDPALLAFTLNGVFMQTYYRTGLAPERDAIGAELITLSQRHNLFTYEVLGQLIRLQAACARADHTAADEHAAAADALAERHELPLVAVFTRWYGALREDTPEAYRAAAELLDGAGMPGLSDGLLPLALAGYAVRHGEPVPEAEYRPTPGLLLEAQWCLTAHAAKQAGDLELLRRAREALAPAANEHAAGSGLLTLGPVADYLD from the coding sequence GTGGAGTTCGGCGTGCTCGGTCCGGTGGTGGCGTGGGACCGGGAGCCGGTCGACCTGAAGGGCCCGCGGCACCGCGCAGTCCTCGCGCGGCTGATCGTCGCGCGCGGCCGGGTGGTGCCGGCGAACGTCCTGGTCGACGACCTCTGGGCCGATCCACCCGACGGCGCGTTGAGCGCACTGCGGACGTTCGTCGCGGCGCTCCGCCGGGCGATCGAACCCGATCGTGCGCCGCGGACGCCGGCTCGGCTGCTGGTCACCGAAGGCCCTGGGTACGCCTTGCGGACCGAGAACGTCGACGCGCTGCGCTTCGAGGCCTCCGTCAAAGCCGTTGAACTGAAGGAACTCCTGGGGGGCCTGGAGCTGTGGCGCGGTCCGGCGTACGCCGAGTTCGCGGACGAGCCGTGGGCGCTCGCGGAGCGTTCCCGGCTGACCGAGCTCCGCCTGCACGCCGTCGAGCGCGTGGCGGCGACCCGCCTGGACCTGGGGCTCGCGGCCGAGGCGGTGCCTGACCTCGACGCGCACGTCACCGAGCACCCGTGGCGCGAGGACGCCTGGCGGCTGCTCGCGCTGGCCCTGTACCGAAGCGACCGGCAAGGCGATGCTCTCGCCGTACTGCGCCGCGCCCGGGCGACCCTGGTCGGGCAGCTCGGCGTTGATCCTGGTCCCGCGCTGAGCCGGTTGGAGAGCGACATCCTCAACCAGGCAACCCATCTTGCCCCGGCCGGCAACGTGTGGGCCGAGACGGCGGCGGCGTACGACCGCGTCGTCGGCGGCACGCGGGCCCGGATCGAGTCGACGGTCGGCCTGCTCCGCAACCTCGCGGTCACCGGGGGCGGCGGGCTCGAGGCCGCCCGTCGTCATCGCCTGGCCGCCGTTCGAGCAGCCGAAGAGCTCTCCGACCCGGATCTGACCGCGCGCATCATCGGCGGGTACGACGTACCCGCGATCTGGACCCGCTCCGACGACGAGGCACAGGCCGCCGCGATCGTGGCCGCGGCCGAGCGCGTACTGCCGACGCAGGACCATCCGAGCATCCGCGCCCGGCTGCTGGCCACGATCGCGCTCGAATCCCGCGGTTCCCGGGAGGCCCGACCGCGCGAGGCCGCCCTCGAAGCCGAGCAGCTCGCGCGCGGTCTCGACGATCCCGCGCTGCTGGCGTTCACGTTGAACGGGGTCTTCATGCAGACCTACTACCGCACCGGCCTCGCACCGGAGCGGGACGCGATCGGCGCGGAGCTCATCACGCTGTCGCAGCGCCACAACCTCTTTACCTATGAGGTTCTGGGTCAGCTGATCCGTCTGCAGGCGGCCTGTGCACGCGCCGATCACACGGCCGCTGACGAGCACGCCGCCGCGGCGGATGCGTTGGCTGAGCGGCATGAGCTTCCACTGGTCGCGGTCTTCACGCGGTGGTACGGCGCGCTGCGTGAAGACACCCCTGAGGCATACCGTGCCGCGGCCGAGTTGCTCGACGGTGCGGGGATGCCTGGCCTGAGTGATGGCTTGCTCCCGCTGGCGTTGGCCGGGTACGCCGTACGGCACGGCGAGCCGGTGCCGGAGGCGGAGTACCGCCCGACGCCTGGTCTGCTGCTCGAAGCTCAGTGGTGCTTGACGGCGCACGCTGCCAAACAGGCGGGA
- a CDS encoding alpha/beta fold hydrolase: protein MRIEGFAYHRLSGVDGVELNVAVGGSGPPVVLLHGFPQTHLIWREVARELAVDHTVICPDLRGYGESGKPLDGYSKRTMAADVVGVAAELGHSQFALVGHDRGALVAFRAGLDHPDVVTHLMCLDVLPTLDMWDVMHGTTAAVGFHLYLMAQPVGLPERMIAAAADEFFGYFLDLWGKDPAAIPADVRAEYLAASRNAVPSIVADYRASATIDVQQDSEDLAAGNKLRMPVTVIQQDWGAALGFDAAARWKNWATNLDHRTTTAGHFMAEESPGEITAAVRDLLKR, encoded by the coding sequence ATGAGGATCGAAGGATTTGCGTACCACCGTCTGTCGGGCGTCGACGGTGTCGAACTGAACGTTGCCGTCGGCGGGTCGGGACCGCCGGTGGTGTTGTTGCACGGGTTTCCGCAGACGCACCTGATCTGGCGTGAGGTGGCGCGTGAGCTGGCGGTGGATCACACGGTGATCTGCCCGGATCTGCGCGGGTACGGCGAGAGCGGGAAACCGTTGGACGGCTACTCGAAGCGGACCATGGCGGCGGATGTGGTCGGGGTGGCGGCCGAGCTGGGACATTCGCAGTTCGCGCTGGTGGGCCACGATCGAGGCGCATTGGTGGCCTTCCGGGCGGGGCTTGATCATCCGGACGTCGTCACACATTTGATGTGTCTCGACGTACTGCCGACGCTGGACATGTGGGATGTGATGCACGGGACGACGGCTGCGGTCGGGTTCCATCTGTATCTGATGGCGCAGCCGGTCGGGCTGCCCGAGCGGATGATCGCGGCTGCCGCGGACGAGTTCTTCGGGTACTTCCTGGATCTGTGGGGGAAGGATCCGGCGGCGATTCCGGCGGACGTGCGGGCGGAGTACCTGGCGGCGTCGCGGAACGCCGTACCGTCGATCGTCGCGGACTACCGGGCGTCGGCGACGATCGACGTCCAGCAGGACTCCGAGGACCTTGCTGCAGGCAACAAGCTCCGGATGCCGGTGACGGTGATCCAGCAGGACTGGGGAGCCGCGCTGGGCTTCGACGCGGCCGCCCGCTGGAAGAACTGGGCCACCAACCTCGACCACCGGACCACCACCGCCGGCCACTTCATGGCCGAAGAATCTCCCGGCGAGATCACCGCGGCCGTCCGGGACCTGCTCAAGCGGTGA
- a CDS encoding amidohydrolase family protein produces the protein MRLLLKGGTVIDTHPEVVVRRNTDVLIEHGRIAAVGPDLRADAELIDARERIVLPGFVDTHRHLWQTALRGIAVDADLGVYFERVLGSFGSRFRAEDVAAGNLVGALECLDGGITTVQDYSHVQRTPDHTDAALDALERSGIRAVFGYGPSPLSGGAVNADEMRRIMARRSARLGLAVAAIGPSFAAFETVRADWELADSLGLPVVVHISSSSDIPDPVMRLRDAGLARANTLYVHGNLLPDAELKVIAETGAAVSATPTVEARMQMGPPLAGRLRSAGVDVSLGIDVVTTAGGDMFRAMHEVLALGYKTFTAAEVLQLATYGGARALGLHDVGSLAIGNQADLILLRTTDLNLVGGLHDPVATVVTAAHPGNVDTVLVGGTPVKRDGRLTNPSLQAALAALAESTAYLTA, from the coding sequence GTGAGGCTGTTGCTGAAGGGCGGGACGGTGATCGACACCCATCCGGAGGTGGTCGTCCGCCGGAACACCGACGTACTGATCGAGCACGGCCGGATCGCGGCGGTCGGGCCGGACCTGCGGGCCGACGCGGAGCTGATCGATGCGCGGGAACGAATCGTGCTGCCCGGGTTCGTGGACACGCACCGGCACCTGTGGCAGACGGCGTTGCGCGGGATCGCGGTGGACGCGGATCTCGGGGTGTACTTCGAGCGGGTGCTCGGGTCGTTCGGATCCCGGTTCCGCGCCGAGGATGTTGCTGCGGGCAACCTTGTCGGGGCGTTGGAATGCCTGGACGGCGGGATCACCACGGTGCAGGACTATTCGCACGTACAGCGGACGCCGGATCACACCGACGCGGCGCTGGACGCGTTGGAGCGGAGCGGGATCCGGGCGGTGTTCGGATACGGGCCGTCGCCGTTGAGCGGTGGTGCGGTGAACGCGGACGAGATGCGCCGGATCATGGCGCGCCGGTCTGCGCGGCTCGGGTTGGCGGTGGCGGCGATCGGACCGTCGTTCGCGGCCTTCGAGACGGTACGGGCCGACTGGGAGCTGGCGGATTCGCTCGGCTTGCCGGTAGTGGTGCACATCAGCAGTAGTTCGGACATCCCGGATCCGGTGATGCGGCTACGGGACGCCGGATTGGCGCGGGCGAACACGTTGTATGTCCACGGGAATCTCCTGCCAGACGCCGAGCTGAAGGTGATCGCGGAAACCGGCGCCGCGGTTTCCGCAACCCCGACGGTCGAGGCCCGGATGCAGATGGGTCCACCGCTGGCCGGCCGCCTGCGTTCAGCCGGAGTCGACGTCAGTCTGGGAATCGACGTGGTGACGACCGCCGGCGGCGACATGTTCCGCGCCATGCACGAGGTGCTTGCCCTAGGCTACAAGACGTTCACCGCCGCCGAGGTTCTTCAACTGGCAACCTACGGCGGCGCCCGAGCGCTAGGCCTCCACGATGTCGGATCGCTTGCCATCGGCAACCAGGCCGACCTGATCCTGCTGCGCACCACCGACCTCAACCTGGTCGGCGGCCTGCACGATCCGGTCGCCACAGTCGTCACCGCCGCTCACCCCGGCAACGTCGACACCGTCCTGGTAGGCGGCACCCCCGTCAAACGCGACGGCCGGCTGACGAACCCTTCCCTGCAGGCCGCTCTGGCCGCCCTGGCTGAATCGACCGCCTACCTCACCGCTTGA
- a CDS encoding MarR family winged helix-turn-helix transcriptional regulator, with protein sequence MNDDPVDRLIASWDQELPEVLYPSSELTKRILVLSGLLNETTRRVLRDLELTTAEFDVIVSLRRSGTPYRQKPSDLSRSLLLSTGGTSNVTNQLVRRGLVVREPDPADGRGTQIRLTDEGIALAEKAVKASSAAHHELWAGLPDEVVEQATAALRKLQA encoded by the coding sequence ATGAACGACGATCCGGTGGACCGGCTGATCGCGTCCTGGGACCAGGAGTTGCCGGAGGTGCTCTATCCGTCCAGCGAGCTGACGAAGCGGATCCTGGTGCTGTCCGGCCTGCTGAACGAGACGACCCGGCGGGTGCTCCGCGATCTCGAGCTGACCACGGCCGAGTTCGACGTGATCGTCTCGCTGCGCCGCTCGGGTACGCCGTACCGCCAGAAGCCCTCCGACCTCAGCCGGAGCCTGCTGCTGTCGACGGGCGGCACCAGCAACGTCACGAATCAGCTGGTACGCCGCGGTCTCGTCGTCCGCGAGCCTGATCCGGCCGACGGCCGCGGGACCCAGATCCGGCTCACCGACGAGGGGATCGCGCTCGCCGAGAAGGCGGTGAAGGCGAGCTCCGCCGCCCATCACGAGCTGTGGGCCGGGCTGCCGGACGAGGTCGTCGAGCAGGCAACCGCCGCGCTCCGAAAGCTCCAGGCGTGA
- a CDS encoding helix-turn-helix domain-containing protein — translation MASKKSGGEQPLAEVKFLTVAEVATAMRVSKMTVYRLVHSGELPAVRVGRSFRVSEDAVHDYLKGAFFQAG, via the coding sequence ATGGCATCAAAGAAGTCCGGCGGTGAGCAGCCGCTCGCCGAGGTGAAGTTTCTGACCGTGGCGGAGGTCGCCACGGCCATGCGCGTGTCCAAGATGACGGTGTACCGGCTGGTGCACTCCGGTGAGCTGCCCGCGGTGCGGGTGGGTCGTTCCTTCCGGGTCTCCGAGGACGCGGTGCACGACTACCTCAAGGGCGCCTTCTTCCAGGCCGGATAA
- a CDS encoding acetoin utilization protein AcuC: MSGEALLVFDDGLTAYDFGRGHPMSPIRVELTIKLARELGVLDQLKIVPAPVADDALLGTVHTAEYIAAVKRAGADPDESDPVHGLGTSDTYCFPHMHDVSARIAGASVEAARAVWEGDVLHAVNIAGGLHHAMPNQASGFCVYNDPAIAIQWLLDHGAERIAYVDVDVHHGDGVQTVFYNDPRVLTVSLHESPTTLFPGTGSAGETGGPDAEGTAVNVALPPGTGDAGWLRAFHAVVPDVVKAFRPQVLVTQHGCDSHVEDPLAHLTKTIDGQRAAYVALHDLAHQVTGGKWIATGGGGYAIIDVVPRAWTHLLAIVAGSPIDPATAVPEGWREEVQLRFGRVAPVRMTDGRDASYVDWSSGYNPDTWLDRAINATREASFPLLGLDPSY; encoded by the coding sequence ATGAGTGGTGAGGCGTTGCTGGTCTTTGACGACGGGTTGACGGCGTACGACTTCGGGCGTGGGCATCCGATGAGTCCGATCCGGGTCGAGCTGACGATCAAGCTCGCCCGGGAGCTCGGGGTGCTCGATCAGCTCAAGATCGTGCCGGCGCCGGTCGCGGACGACGCGCTGCTCGGGACCGTGCACACCGCGGAGTACATCGCCGCGGTGAAGCGCGCCGGTGCGGACCCGGACGAGTCCGACCCGGTGCACGGCCTCGGTACGTCGGACACGTACTGCTTCCCGCACATGCACGACGTCTCCGCCCGGATCGCCGGCGCCTCCGTCGAGGCGGCCCGCGCGGTCTGGGAGGGCGACGTACTGCACGCCGTGAACATCGCCGGTGGACTGCATCACGCGATGCCCAACCAGGCCAGCGGTTTCTGCGTGTACAACGACCCGGCGATCGCGATCCAGTGGTTGCTCGACCACGGTGCCGAGCGGATCGCGTACGTCGACGTCGACGTGCACCACGGGGACGGCGTCCAGACCGTCTTCTACAACGACCCGCGCGTACTCACGGTCAGCCTGCACGAGTCGCCGACCACGCTCTTCCCGGGCACCGGCAGCGCCGGCGAGACGGGCGGCCCGGACGCGGAAGGTACGGCGGTCAACGTCGCGCTCCCACCCGGTACCGGGGACGCGGGCTGGTTGCGCGCGTTCCACGCCGTCGTACCGGACGTGGTGAAGGCGTTCCGTCCGCAGGTGCTCGTCACGCAGCACGGGTGCGACTCGCACGTCGAGGATCCGCTGGCGCACCTGACCAAGACGATCGACGGGCAGCGGGCGGCGTACGTCGCTCTGCACGATCTCGCGCACCAGGTCACCGGCGGAAAGTGGATCGCTACCGGCGGTGGCGGGTACGCGATCATCGACGTGGTGCCGCGGGCGTGGACGCATCTGCTCGCGATCGTCGCCGGAAGCCCCATCGACCCGGCGACCGCGGTGCCGGAAGGGTGGCGCGAGGAGGTGCAGTTGCGGTTCGGTCGGGTCGCGCCGGTCCGGATGACCGACGGCCGGGATGCGTCGTACGTGGACTGGTCGAGCGGCTACAACCCGGACACCTGGCTCGACCGGGCGATCAACGCGACCCGCGAAGCGAGCTTTCCGCTGCTCGGGCTGGACCCGAGCTATTAG
- a CDS encoding TetR/AcrR family transcriptional regulator, with protein sequence MTTRAEQRRQTEARILTAARELFGEHGFDRTTVRMVATRAGSDPGLVMRYFGSKEKLFAQAASIPPDGAIEGSPAEIAEQLIAALTGKLAEEPAAALAALRAMFSHPEAAAEVRTAMTAQQRQIAEQLPGDDALIRSGVLGALTLGLVISRHLVRLDGFDVPPDQLMAIAGPLIEELVKDERAARHPSLAAPTR encoded by the coding sequence GTGACCACCAGGGCGGAGCAACGCAGGCAGACCGAGGCCCGCATCCTCACCGCGGCGCGGGAGTTGTTCGGCGAGCACGGGTTCGACCGGACCACCGTGCGGATGGTGGCGACCCGGGCCGGCAGTGATCCCGGGCTGGTGATGCGGTACTTCGGATCGAAGGAGAAGCTGTTCGCGCAGGCCGCCTCGATCCCGCCGGACGGGGCGATCGAGGGTTCACCCGCGGAGATCGCCGAGCAACTGATCGCGGCGCTGACCGGCAAACTCGCCGAGGAACCGGCCGCCGCACTGGCCGCGCTGCGGGCGATGTTCAGTCACCCCGAGGCCGCCGCTGAGGTTCGTACGGCGATGACGGCCCAGCAACGGCAGATCGCCGAACAACTCCCCGGCGACGATGCACTGATTCGGTCCGGCGTACTCGGCGCGCTCACCCTCGGCCTGGTGATCTCCCGGCACCTGGTCAGGCTCGATGGTTTCGACGTACCCCCGGACCAACTGATGGCGATTGCCGGTCCACTGATCGAGGAGCTGGTGAAGGACGAACGGGCGGCGCGGCACCCCTCCCTGGCCGCGCCGACCCGTTAG
- the trpS gene encoding tryptophan--tRNA ligase, producing MTSLSGITPSGRLTLGNHLGALRRFTDPDGFYFVANLHAMTTKHDPRRLATLTREFATLMLAAGVPEGTVFVQSDVPTHAQLAYLLECTSYVGELSRMIQYKEKGKGRPMTRASLFTYPCLMAADILLYGAERVPVGGDQDQHVELARDVAIRFNREYGETFVVPQLNKAALATRVKDLQNPTAKMSKSDADDAIGTIRLLDPVDVIRRQIMRAVTDSENVVRHDEQNKPGITNLLDILAACTDGDPVELAAAYTSYGALKQDVADAVLAVIEPLQKEYARLATDPGAIDHLLAQGRDRALEAGTPRLQAASRAMGLAGSAP from the coding sequence ATGACCTCGCTTTCCGGCATCACCCCGTCCGGCCGGCTGACGCTCGGCAACCACCTCGGCGCACTCCGCCGATTCACCGACCCGGATGGCTTCTACTTCGTCGCGAACCTGCACGCGATGACGACCAAGCACGATCCCCGAAGACTCGCCACACTCACCCGCGAGTTCGCGACGCTGATGCTCGCGGCCGGCGTCCCGGAGGGCACAGTGTTCGTCCAGTCCGACGTACCCACGCACGCGCAGCTCGCGTACCTGCTCGAGTGCACGTCGTACGTCGGGGAGCTGTCCCGGATGATCCAGTACAAGGAGAAGGGCAAGGGCCGCCCGATGACGCGGGCGTCGCTGTTCACGTACCCGTGCCTGATGGCCGCGGACATCCTGCTGTACGGTGCCGAGCGGGTGCCGGTCGGCGGTGACCAGGACCAGCACGTCGAACTGGCCCGGGACGTCGCGATCCGGTTCAACCGCGAGTACGGCGAGACGTTCGTCGTACCGCAACTGAACAAGGCAGCGCTGGCGACCCGGGTGAAGGACCTGCAGAACCCGACCGCGAAGATGAGCAAGTCCGACGCGGACGACGCGATCGGCACGATCCGGCTGCTCGACCCGGTGGACGTGATCCGCCGGCAGATCATGCGCGCGGTGACGGATTCCGAGAACGTCGTCCGGCACGACGAGCAGAACAAGCCTGGCATCACCAACCTGCTGGACATCCTCGCCGCCTGTACCGACGGGGACCCGGTCGAGCTGGCCGCGGCGTACACGTCGTACGGCGCGCTGAAGCAGGACGTCGCGGACGCCGTACTGGCCGTCATCGAGCCGCTGCAGAAGGAGTATGCGCGACTGGCGACCGACCCGGGCGCGATCGACCACCTGCTCGCCCAGGGCCGGGACCGGGCGCTCGAGGCGGGTACGCCGCGACTCCAGGCTGCGTCCCGGGCGATGGGTTTGGCAGGATCGGCTCCATGA
- a CDS encoding endonuclease/exonuclease/phosphatase family protein, with protein MKIRAASFNIRNSSAPDGENAWPVRRKATVAAIEHLDADVVGLQEVLPDQLEYLRWRFGKYEIVGAGRDDGMSAGEHSPVLVRPGDWRIERYETRWLSDDPATPGSIGWDADLTRIATLVWLRHRNGTTVGVVNTHYDHAGEVAQLQSSRLIARWISGSLPWIVMGDLNATPDSPPVKTLVDAGLRLAVPLSEGGSWHDFTGAVDDDRIDHLLITPEWTVTDAAVSHFRPDGRVPSDHWPVVATLELQ; from the coding sequence ATGAAGATCCGCGCCGCTTCCTTTAATATCCGCAACTCCTCGGCACCGGACGGCGAGAACGCCTGGCCGGTGCGGCGGAAGGCGACGGTGGCGGCGATCGAACACCTGGACGCGGACGTGGTCGGCCTGCAGGAGGTGCTGCCCGACCAGCTCGAGTACCTGCGCTGGCGGTTCGGCAAATACGAGATCGTCGGCGCGGGCCGGGACGACGGGATGAGTGCCGGTGAGCACTCCCCCGTCCTGGTCCGGCCCGGCGACTGGCGGATCGAGCGGTACGAGACCCGCTGGCTGTCCGACGACCCCGCTACGCCAGGCTCGATCGGTTGGGACGCCGACCTGACCCGGATCGCGACGCTGGTCTGGCTGCGGCATCGCAACGGTACGACGGTCGGTGTCGTCAACACGCACTACGACCACGCGGGCGAGGTCGCGCAACTGCAGTCGTCGCGGCTGATCGCGCGCTGGATCAGCGGATCGCTGCCGTGGATCGTGATGGGCGACCTGAACGCGACCCCGGACTCGCCGCCGGTCAAGACCCTGGTCGACGCCGGGCTGCGGCTCGCCGTACCGCTGTCCGAGGGCGGCAGCTGGCACGACTTCACCGGCGCCGTCGACGACGACCGGATCGACCACCTGCTGATCACCCCGGAGTGGACCGTGACGGACGCGGCCGTCTCGCACTTCCGCCCCGACGGCCGGGTACCGAGCGACCACTGGCCGGTCGTCGCGACCTTAGAGCTTCAGTAG
- a CDS encoding TIGR03560 family F420-dependent LLM class oxidoreductase → MDFSLWPAAARSWQSVLDGAEYAERTGWHGVWIADHFMQNGDDLSVPVNECLALIAGIAARTERVRVGSMVLGNTYRHPAVVANAAATIDQLAGGRFVLGIGAGWQVNEHEVYGIELPAVGPRLKRFEEACQVITGLLTQERTTFDGKYYQLKDAPCEPKPARLPILIGASGEKVALGIVAKYADEWNHWGRPDLAAQKGEVFAERCERIGRDPGEVRRSAQTFLEVVVPGDSEAGERKARLESRGAHVVMGSAQEVLDVVAQYPAAGIDELLVPDAFLGEGNRRFEALERLREEVLLKL, encoded by the coding sequence ATGGACTTCTCTTTGTGGCCCGCCGCGGCTCGTTCTTGGCAGTCTGTGCTCGACGGAGCGGAGTACGCCGAACGCACCGGATGGCACGGGGTCTGGATCGCCGACCATTTCATGCAGAACGGTGACGACCTGAGCGTGCCGGTCAACGAATGCCTCGCGTTGATCGCGGGCATCGCCGCCCGGACCGAGCGCGTTCGGGTCGGGTCGATGGTGCTCGGCAACACGTACCGGCATCCGGCCGTGGTCGCGAACGCTGCCGCGACCATCGACCAGCTCGCGGGCGGCCGGTTCGTGCTCGGGATCGGCGCGGGCTGGCAGGTCAACGAGCACGAGGTGTACGGGATCGAGTTGCCGGCCGTCGGGCCGCGGTTGAAGCGGTTCGAGGAAGCCTGTCAGGTGATCACCGGGCTGCTGACCCAGGAACGCACGACGTTCGACGGCAAGTACTACCAACTGAAGGACGCGCCCTGTGAACCGAAGCCTGCCCGGTTGCCGATCCTGATCGGGGCGTCGGGCGAAAAAGTTGCCCTGGGCATCGTCGCGAAGTATGCGGACGAGTGGAACCACTGGGGCCGGCCGGACCTGGCGGCTCAGAAGGGTGAGGTGTTCGCCGAGCGCTGCGAGCGGATCGGGCGTGATCCCGGCGAGGTGCGGAGGTCGGCTCAGACGTTCCTGGAGGTTGTTGTGCCCGGGGATTCCGAGGCCGGCGAGCGGAAGGCCCGGTTGGAGAGCCGCGGGGCGCATGTGGTGATGGGGTCGGCGCAGGAAGTGCTGGATGTGGTGGCGCAGTACCCGGCCGCGGGGATCGACGAGTTGCTGGTGCCGGATGCGTTTCTCGGTGAGGGCAACAGGCGGTTCGAGGCGTTGGAGCGGCTGCGCGAAGAGGTGCTACTGAAGCTCTAA
- a CDS encoding winged helix-turn-helix transcriptional regulator, producing the protein MHGLEPGDVFLADCPARLAVEVIADKWAVVVLWGLNDHARRHSELIELIGGISKKVLTQTLRRLQANGLVTRTDYGGVPPRVEYDLTDLGRTLMGPIRQLTEWAEANGEKVLEAQEGR; encoded by the coding sequence GTGCATGGACTGGAACCCGGCGACGTCTTCCTGGCCGACTGCCCGGCTCGGCTCGCGGTCGAGGTGATCGCGGACAAGTGGGCGGTCGTCGTGCTGTGGGGTCTCAACGACCACGCCAGACGGCATTCCGAGCTGATCGAGCTGATCGGCGGGATCTCGAAGAAGGTCCTCACCCAGACACTGCGCCGCCTGCAGGCCAACGGCCTCGTCACCCGCACCGACTACGGCGGCGTCCCGCCCCGCGTCGAGTACGACCTGACCGATCTCGGCCGCACGTTGATGGGCCCGATCCGCCAGCTCACGGAGTGGGCAGAAGCGAACGGCGAGAAGGTGCTCGAGGCCCAAGAGGGAAGATGA
- a CDS encoding TIGR03618 family F420-dependent PPOX class oxidoreductase, with translation MNLPESTYRLFDEPKDATMITIDPDGSPQAALVWVGRDGDELLIGVEQKHRKTRNLRRDPRITLVVQDDRISPRGLTQYLVVRGTAKLERDPQRYKELMDRLSQ, from the coding sequence ATGAACCTTCCCGAAAGCACCTATCGGCTCTTCGACGAGCCCAAGGACGCCACGATGATCACGATCGACCCGGACGGGTCACCCCAGGCCGCGCTGGTGTGGGTCGGGCGGGACGGCGACGAGCTGCTGATCGGCGTCGAGCAGAAGCACCGCAAGACCCGCAACCTGCGCCGCGATCCGCGGATCACGTTGGTCGTGCAGGACGACCGGATCAGCCCGCGCGGGCTCACGCAGTACCTCGTCGTGCGCGGTACGGCGAAACTCGAGCGGGATCCGCAGCGGTACAAGGAGTTGATGGACCGGCTGAGCCAGTAG
- the proC gene encoding pyrroline-5-carboxylate reductase, with product MSAKVAVLGAGVMGETLLSGLIRAGRRPEDLLITERREERAAELRERYGVDVVSNLDAAKQADTLVLVVKPQDMPDLLAEIAPAVQPTQTIVSLAAGISTGFVESRLPEGVAVVRVMPNTPALVDEGMAAISRGAHCDESHLELAESLLAATGRVVRVPEKQQDAVTAISGSGPAYIFFVVEAMIEAGVHMGLPRGTATDLVVQTVVGSAKLLRETGEHPTVLRERVTSPGGTTAAAVRELEDHKVRAAFLSAIEAARNRSRALAAE from the coding sequence ATGAGTGCAAAGGTGGCCGTCCTCGGGGCGGGTGTGATGGGGGAGACGTTGCTGTCCGGGCTGATTCGGGCCGGCCGGCGACCGGAGGACCTCCTGATCACCGAGCGCCGGGAGGAGCGCGCCGCCGAGCTGCGTGAGCGGTACGGCGTCGACGTGGTGTCGAACCTGGACGCCGCGAAACAGGCGGACACGCTGGTCCTCGTGGTGAAGCCGCAGGACATGCCCGATCTGCTCGCCGAGATCGCCCCGGCCGTTCAGCCGACCCAGACAATCGTGTCGCTCGCGGCCGGTATCAGTACCGGCTTCGTCGAGTCGCGGCTGCCCGAAGGTGTCGCCGTCGTCCGCGTGATGCCGAACACGCCTGCCCTGGTCGACGAGGGGATGGCCGCGATCTCCCGCGGCGCGCACTGCGACGAGAGCCACCTGGAGCTGGCCGAGAGCCTGCTGGCTGCGACCGGCCGGGTGGTCCGGGTGCCGGAGAAGCAGCAGGACGCGGTCACCGCGATCTCCGGCTCGGGTCCGGCGTACATCTTCTTCGTCGTCGAGGCGATGATCGAGGCCGGTGTGCACATGGGACTTCCGCGCGGTACGGCGACCGACCTCGTCGTACAGACCGTCGTCGGATCGGCGAAGCTGCTCCGCGAAACCGGCGAACACCCGACCGTGCTGCGCGAGCGCGTCACCTCTCCGGGAGGTACGACGGCCGCCGCCGTCCGCGAACTCGAGGACCACAAGGTGCGAGCCGCTTTCCTGTCCGCGATCGAAGCCGCCCGCAATCGCTCGCGCGCTCTCGCAGCCGAGTAA